AAGTTTTTGTGGAGATAAACACAAGAGCTTAAAATTAACTACCCGTGACACAAACGAAATCTATCGAGGGATACAGTTCAGTACgttgttaatatttttgatttaagACATAATATACATGTATCATATGTAGAACAGCACAAATCACTTTACTCTCATGAGCAAGCTAAGCATTATCTAAGCAACAAGTCACTCTAGTGGTGTGGAGGGAAACCCGCTCCACTGAATGCTGTCCTAGACAATTATAATAGTTGTTGCACTCCCACACGGGCCCTACACCTGTTACTACAATGAGTGTGAAACAATATTAACCTTCAATCTTTGCCGCAATCAGAAAATATGGTCAACAGCAGCGTGACTGCACGTTTTCCATCATGCCATTTATCTGGAACCGGTTGTCAGTACCGCCACCGCGACATGCTTTCTTAACCCACTGATAACGTTTGTCAGTTCTCGAGCTGAAAGTTATCAGCATAGACAgcgttttgtgtatttttaggAAGCGACGAACCTGTTGTGAGTGGTCCGAACCCTAATCGGTGTGTCCGGTGGTGACCTATTTTGATATGTGATGCATTATTCCTTTCgcattgttatttattgtgcTCTTTATCTTATGGTCTGTTACAGTGAGTTTCGAATATTTTTATCAGCTTTACTATATCACCGCGATCGTTGAACTGTGCAACGGGTTGTGAACGGTTGTGATTGAACAGTGTGGGAGCAACTATCACGAATCGTATCCTGACTGCACTGGAAGGTTGAGTTATAGACGAAAGTTGCTCAAAGTTGTGAAGTGTGAGCGAATATTGCTGTATTTGTACCGGTAACGTATAGGCCGGTGCAATGGCTGAAGCACATTCAGCTGTTGCATTCTCATTCTCAATCACCCATGAAGGATGGGACATCAATTACGATCGTGAAGTCTTGGATCTTGTCTGGCAGTCAGGTGTCCGTTCGTGGAAGAAACGATTGGCTCGATTCCGGGTATGTGATCGAATAGCGATCGAAATGCGAATAGAGTTCTATTCTTCATTACTCATTCCCATCATTTCGCAGACTGGAGTACGCAACGGTGTTTATCCGGCTCATCTACAAAGCTTGTGGTTGGTGATAGCGATCGCGATAGGACTTCATTTTACACAACGACACGTTCCATTCGATCTGGTGGCCAAATGGTTATCAATTTTACCTGGGTAAGCTAATTTTACGGCAAAACAGGGCAGACGCATCAGATgacattattatcattatttttctatCATTCTAGCAATTCACTCCAATGGCAGTTGACGGCATGCTCATTAGCCGGGTTGGTAGTATGGCTATCGATTTGCTACACAATGCGCTATTCATTAAAACTGTTGCTGATGTACAAAGGGTGGATGTATGAAAAACGAGCTCCTGGTAGCAGAGTTTCCTTACAGGTATTGTACCAAACCGGCACCAACTGATTGTAGCGTAGGTAAAGTTCATTATGCCATTGCTaatgtgtttcatttcattctatGTGTTTCACCGCCAGACAAGACTGTGGGGATTGTTTGTGAAAGTTCTTGCCACCTGGAACAAGCCAGGATTGTACAGCTTTCAAGGATCGCTCCCGAGGCTACCGTTGCCAAGCGTGCAAGATACAATGTCCCGTTACCTTCGCTCCGTTCGCCCACTGTTGGATGATTCCAACTACAACCGCATGGAACGGCTTGCAAAAGAATTCCAGCTTGGCATCTCGACAAAATTGCAACGATATCTGTTCCTTAAGAGCTGGTGGTCCACTAACTACGTATCCGATTGGTGGGAAGAGTACGTCTATCTGCGAGGCCGTGGAGCACTGATGGTAAACAGCAACTTTTACGGTATCGATGCCATTTTCATGCACCCGACCAAGGTACAGAGTGCACGTGCCGCCAGTGTGGTAAACTTGTTGCTACAGTTCCGCCGTACGGTTGAACGTCAGGAACTAGAGCCGGTAAGAATGCGAAGAATTTGCAGGAAATTATTCCTTAGCTTAACACATTGGGTTCGAATATGTTTGCAGATTCTAGTGCAAGGTTTGGTGCCTCTGTGTTCATGGCAGTACGAGCGTATCTTCAACACCGTACGTGCACCCGGAATAGAGAGTGATAAGATCATTCACTATCAAGACTCGAACCACATCGTCGTACTGTACCGCAGCTGTTATTACAAAGTTATCATCTATCATAATGGTCGAATTTTGCGCCCGTGTGAGTTGCAAATTCAGATCGAACACATCTTGCAGCAGGGTGCGGAAAAACCACAACCGGGCGAAGAGTTGTTGGCTTCGCTGACGGCCGGAGATCGCACAAAATGGGCCCAGATTAGGCAAACGGTGTTTGCAAAGGGAGTGAACCGCACGTCACTGCATACCGTCGAAAGTGCTGCGTTCGTGCTGTCGCTTGATGAAAAACCTTTCGAATTTGATTTAGCTCATCCGGAAAAGTTGGATCAGTTCGGACGGTATTTGTTGCACGGCAATGGACACGATCGTTGGTTCGACAAGAGCTTTACCGTGTGTGTTGGTAGTAACGGAAGGGTAAGCATATtctgaaaagtaaaaaaaaaactattccatATTTTTCAATAACGCACGGTTAACGTTTTTCTATTGTACATATAGATTGGATTTAATGCGGAACATACTTGGTAAGTTGGACTGTTGACTGATCTTCTCTTGTCagaatcatttaatttaacagATAATCACTATTGGATATcgagcaatacggcctggccgaccttacaaaaaaaaaacaactattggATATCGATTGTAATTGATGCCAACGAATCAATAAGATGAGTCATTGTTATTTCATCGTTGGATTCGTTCTATGATCCTCGAGGTGTCCTTCGACAACAGTGCAAAATAGAGCAGAATATCGTGAtggtttttccattttcattttgcagCGGCCGTACAACATCCAAATATGCAGCAAATTGtttcatgcatttttttaattcttctttcaaatttcatttttgtaaaaaaaactacatcaaCAATGATTTACCAAACCGCCGTACAACGTCCGCATCGAATATACCATTCACCAACCAAATGCTTTTTTGGGGTCATCATAATCTCAATACACCAATGTAATTCGTGCCGAattttttcaaaccattttgAACATCTATATGTTATACGATTCGGTCCGTTACCTCATCAATATTCCCCTTCATATGAATCCCGGTCGTACGTCGTTTCGTCATCGTACACTTACACAGGGCGGATGCAGCCGTTATGTCGCACATTTGGGAAATGTTGATCATGGGAGAAACTGAGCAGCGGTAAAGTGTTCAACGCCTTTTTATTAAAACGTTTGCtttctgttttgcttatgTACATAGTTATTACACAGCGGTCTTGCTTAAAGAGACCACTATTCGGATATGTGTTCCCAGCGGAACATTCGCACGTGTACTGCTCAGAATGAAAATGGTGATAGCTACTTTTTCGGTTGAAGATAGTGATAATAATGGATTAAACTCACTTGGTCGTTGTAAATAGATTCACATTATGCTTTAGTTTCTTCATTTGGTTCCGTAATGCTCTACTCTGCAAAAAGAATGTTAGGATGGATAATCAGTGGTGTATTGAGCTGTTAAACCGACAGGTGATGGTGCATCAagctttttctctttcatggacaaacaaacaactgggAAAGATATACCGTTGGACTGCTTTATCGCTTTCATGGAGACTATTTTCCCCAAAGGATCCATTGAAATACTCCAAATTGTACATAATATGACAACATTTCTATCCCACGTTTCTGTACACACTGCATTCTCTCTTCATCGAtcgataaataattcattcagaCACCAAAATCATTTACAATGATAACTTCTTTCAAACTTTACGTGTGACTATTACTACTATTCTACTGACTTCTGTTTTTCACCAGGGCTGATGCACCTGTTATGGCACATGTTTGGGAATATATTGTCGCTGAAGAGGCAACCACTAAACGGTAACGGTTTTAATATAAGGACCTTCCTGTCCAAACCTCAAACACATTGACGACTGTAAAACTTACTCCTAAACGTTCTACAATATTACGTGTAGAATGAATGAAGCATGTGTTCTAACCCAACTAATCTCCCTAACATTCCATCAAAATTGCTGTATGGAGCGGAGAAGCATTCTACAAAGCAAGTTGTAATTTTCGTATTTAGTCAAACAAATTGCATCTGGGCACAACTGCTTCAAAATGTTCAttaaattaatctttttttacgtttttagTTGCATTAGTAAACGAATGGAACTTGTTCGAGCACAATAATGTTGACCCACTTTACGTAGGACTATAAAAAGTCgaatgaaacatatttatcAGCGAGACAATAGTAGAATGCCCTTGATGATTATTTATCGGTTACGAAATAATTCTAAACAAAGTTACACTCCATGCACttgaaacaattattttttactaaAATACACATAGCTGAGCTAGtgattgctttctttttgaaTATTGCAATGCATATTAATTTGGTTTTAGATGAGCTTCTAACAGTAGTTTGCTACACCAGTAGTTACCGTTGTATGCTAATTTGCACAAAGCGAACTAACACCCGAAATGATCCTTATTATCTCCACATTCTCCTAACTAATCTATTTCTTTTACAATTTTCGTGCACATCGATCACAAACGTTGGATGGAATAGATATGATGAAAATGGTAACACTGCTGGCATTCCTGAGTTCGAACCACCGACTCCCAAACGTTTGACGTGGGACCTGAACGATAGAGTAGCGCTGGACGCTATTGATGAGGCGCACATTTCTGCCCAAAAGTTGTTGAATGTAAGATTGTTTGTTACGCCAGCATGTgcatgaattgtaattaatttacttttttcgGACGTGATAGGATGTGGATTTGCGGATTCTGGTACATGATGCGTACGGTAAGGGACTGATGAAGACTTGCCGCCTTTCCCCGGACGCCTTCATCCAAATGGCGCTCCAGCTGGCGTACTATCGTGATGCTGGAAAGTTCTCCCTGACGTACGAAGCATCTATGACTCGGCTATTCCGCGAAGGTCGTACGGAAACCGTTCGTCCGTGCACGATTGAATCGGCCGCGTGGGTCAAAGCAATGCTTGATAAGGATGTTGCGGTAAGTAATTTCAAAAGCAACCCGCTACAGATATTTGGCATGATATTGATTGTTCCCACAATTTATCCTCCCGAAATAGGTTCAGGAACGTGTTCGTCTGTTGAATGCGGCCTGTGAAAGACACCAGCTGGGCTACCAGGACGCAATGTGTGGCAAAGGAATCGATCGACACCTTTTCTGTCTGTATGTCGTTTCCAAGTATCTGGAGATCGACTCGCCCTTCCTGCAGGAAGTGTTGAGTGAGCCTTGGAGATTATCCACTAGTCAAACGCCACACGGGCAAACGTCCAAAATGGACCTGAAGAAGCATCCAAATTGCATCAGCGCTGGTGGCGGGTTTGGCCCCGTTGCCGACGATGGGTATGGTGTGTCGTATATCGTGGCCGGTGAGGACCTCATCTTCTTCCACATATCGTCTAAAAAATCATGTGGAACAACGGTAATGAACGCAGCGCACATGATTcgatttcacacacacataaaactaATGATCACTCTTgctttcttttaaattttagaGCTCAGAAAGATTCGCGCAAGAAATTTGTCGCGCCTTGGCTGATATGAAGCATCTTTTTGAGGAATATCGTAGTTTACAGAAGAAAACCACCTCGTCCGGTGTCAAATCGGACAAATCAGAGGccaaataatgataagtgtgGATGTCACAGCTAAGAATGTAATCCCTGTTGCAACACATATCGTGCAGAAAACATCAATACATTTATCAAAGGGAACTGAATGTCTACGAACTCTAGTGCGTTATAAAAAGGTTTCATAACCGTTACTGCAGCAGACGATCTATCTGtacacttttcttttcatcgaAGGTTCTCCCATCGATATTTTGTTCCGTACaggattttatttgttaacCGATATTTTATAGCTGGAGCTGTGTAAGTTTTCCGTTAAAAAGTACTATTAATGCTGATATTTGTTGGAAATAGTGATGTAATGTGAAGTGCAATGTGGTCGAAATACGTTTTCCATCAATAGTCTATAATaggtaaaagaaac
This Anopheles marshallii chromosome 3, idAnoMarsDA_429_01, whole genome shotgun sequence DNA region includes the following protein-coding sequences:
- the LOC128711176 gene encoding carnitine O-palmitoyltransferase 1, liver isoform — its product is MAEAHSAVAFSFSITHEGWDINYDREVLDLVWQSGVRSWKKRLARFRTGVRNGVYPAHLQSLWLVIAIAIGLHFTQRHVPFDLVAKWLSILPGNSLQWQLTACSLAGLVVWLSICYTMRYSLKLLLMYKGWMYEKRAPGSRVSLQTRLWGLFVKVLATWNKPGLYSFQGSLPRLPLPSVQDTMSRYLRSVRPLLDDSNYNRMERLAKEFQLGISTKLQRYLFLKSWWSTNYVSDWWEEYVYLRGRGALMVNSNFYGIDAIFMHPTKVQSARAASVVNLLLQFRRTVERQELEPILVQGLVPLCSWQYERIFNTVRAPGIESDKIIHYQDSNHIVVLYRSCYYKVIIYHNGRILRPCELQIQIEHILQQGAEKPQPGEELLASLTAGDRTKWAQIRQTVFAKGVNRTSLHTVESAAFVLSLDEKPFEFDLAHPEKLDQFGRYLLHGNGHDRWFDKSFTVCVGSNGRIGFNAEHTWADAPVMAHVWEYIVAEEATTKRYDENGNTAGIPEFEPPTPKRLTWDLNDRVALDAIDEAHISAQKLLNDVDLRILVHDAYGKGLMKTCRLSPDAFIQMALQLAYYRDAGKFSLTYEASMTRLFREGRTETVRPCTIESAAWVKAMLDKDVAVQERVRLLNAACERHQLGYQDAMCGKGIDRHLFCLYVVSKYLEIDSPFLQEVLSEPWRLSTSQTPHGQTSKMDLKKHPNCISAGGGFGPVADDGYGVSYIVAGEDLIFFHISSKKSCGTTSSERFAQEICRALADMKHLFEEYRSLQKKTTSSGVKSDKSEAK